A single Mercenaria mercenaria strain notata chromosome 9, MADL_Memer_1, whole genome shotgun sequence DNA region contains:
- the LOC128559556 gene encoding chitinase-3-like protein 1 encodes MALFKLTVVAVLFSAVTAKGYLRVCYYSNWAQYRPVPAKMTPDKIDPKLCTHLIYAFAELDSNSELSFTEWNDGDMVKVLSGLKAQNPDLKTLLAVGGYNQGSTPFSDMAASSYKRSKFARTAVDFLKTWGFDGLDLNWEFPGGKGGRRRKDKKNFISLIKELREVFDSSNYNKLLLTAALPAGKVQIDTGYDIAKMAKNLDFVSLMSYDFNGDWDDAAGHNSPLYPRDSETGDDRRKNVDWAATYFIEKGIPKEKLIIGLPTYGRHYKLSDKSNYNISAPIKRAGTKGRYTKEPGFLAFYEVCKLLGDGKRVFETTQKVPYLIHMDHWIGYDDEESFEFKLTYIKKKGFGGAAVWTIDMDDFGQLCPGSKERPAFPLISLMAGMLGENAQDDMPEEYGGDTDGNEEQRGINNPSSQPCEYAKNNNCSAERREMSNSKTPNVRTLLDKLKIRMSELDLPYDTDTDSSEIDLWHFENSERDMLDLEQTDQYLENPDRDLSDRDSQELLDMDSSYYDPQDLDSRDLDSSEEDYIF; translated from the exons ATGGCACTTTTTAAATTAACAGTTGTTGCCGTACTTTTTAGTGCCGTCACTGCCAAAG GTTATCTAAGAGTATGTTATTACTCCAACTGGGCACAATATCGCCCCGTGCCTGCAAAGATGACGCCAGACAAAATTGACCCAAAACTGTGCACCCATCTCATTTATGCTTTCGCCGAACTAGATTCCAATTCTGAGCTTAGCTTCACTGAATGGAATGATGGAGACAT gGTTAAGGTATTGAGTGGCCTCAAGGCGCAGAACCCTGACCTTAAAACACTTCTTGCTGTTGGTGGATACAATCAAGGCAGTACACCGTTCTCAGACATGGCAGCCAGTAGTTATAAGCGATCCAAGTTTGCTCGTACGGCTGTTGATTTCTTGAAAACTTGGGGTTTTGATGGACTCGATCTAAACTGGGAATTCCCCGGTGGAAAAGGGGGAAGAAGGAGGAAAGATAagaaaaactttatttcattgataaag gAGCTGAGAGAAGTGTTTGATTCCTCTAACTACAACAAACTTTTACTTACCGCTGCGTTGCCTGCCGGGAAAGTACAAATCGACACCGGCTATGACATAGCAAAAATGGCAAA AAATCTGGATTTTGTCAGTCTTATGTCCTATGACTTTAATGGAGACTGGGACGATGCAGCGGGTCATAATAGTCCTTTATATCCGAGAGATTCTGAAACGGGAGATGACCGAAggaaaaatgtt GACTGGGCAGCTACGTATTTCATAGAGAAAGGGATTCCGAAAGAAAAGTTAATAATAGGTTTACCTACTTATGGCCGCCACTATAAGCTCTCCGATAAGTCCAACTATAATATTAGCGCTCCTATCAAACGTGCTGGCACGAAAGGTCGTTATACAAAGGAACCAGGCTTTCTGGCTTTTTACGAG GTGTGCAAGTTGTTAGGTGACGGCAAGAGAGTGTTTGAAACGACGCAGAAAGTCCCGTATCTGATACACATGGACCACTGGATAGGATACGACGATGAAGAGAGCTTTGAATTCAAG cttacatatataaaaaagaaaggatTTGGTGGAGCCGCGGTGTGGACTATTGACATGGATGACTTTGGTCAACTTTGTCCAGGTTCTAAAGAACGACCAGCGTTCCCTTTGATAAGCCTAATGGCGGGCATGTTAGGAGAGAATGCACAAGATGATATGCCAGAAGAATATGGGGGAGATACTGACGGAAATGAAGAACAACGGG GCATCAACAATCCTTCAAGTCAACCTTGTGAATATGCGAAGAATAATAACTGTTCGGCTGAAAGAAGGGAAATGTCAAACTCGAAAACGCCAAATGTTCGCACACTTCTGGATAAACTTAAGATTAGAATGTCTGAATTAGATTTGCCATACGATACAGACACCGACTCTTCCGAAATAGACTTGTGGCACTTTGAAAACTCGGAAAGGGATATGTTAGACCTAGAACAAACCGATCAATACTTGGAAAACCCGGATAGAGACTTGTCGGATCGGGACAGCCAAGAATTGCTCGACATGGACAGTTCATACTATGATCCACAAGACTTGGACAGTAGAGATTTGGATTCATCAGAAGAAGATTATATCTTTTAA
- the LOC128559704 gene encoding spermatogenesis-associated protein 24-like: MYFNQSLYVCLNLVILFYRKGALKSKTMQETAKSMKLQSKCSEISRQCELQEDILSSKNSEIKTLEKKLQEQQNLYKKELTEAEIEKKQQRYIAKMMEEQERKNSRGTHQAVPKTKSFRR, translated from the exons atGTATTTTAATCAATCTTTATACGTTTGCTTAAATTTAGTTATCCTGTTTTACAGGAAAGGTGCCCTGAAAAGTAAGACAATGCAAGAAACTGCAAAATCCATGAAATTGCAGTCCAAGTGCTCAG AAATTTCACGACAGTGTGAGCTACAAGAGGACATACTATCTTCCAAAAACTCTGAAATAAAAACTCTTGAAAAGAAGTTACAAGAACAGCAAAATTTATACAAGAAAGAATTAACTGAAGCAGAAATTGAAAAGAAACAACAGAGATACATTGCTAAAATGATGGAAGAACAAGAGAGGAAAAATTCACGTGGAACACATCAGGCTGTGCCAAAAACAAAGTCCTTTAGAAGATGA